The sequence below is a genomic window from Thalassomonas haliotis.
TGACGAATTTTCCGGCACCTTGTTATATGCCGGCAGCGTCGACGAAGCCAATATTGAAGCTTGTCAGGCTTATGCCGCAGATGCCTTTAAAGATAAGATTGCCCTGATCAGCCGCGGCAGCTGTAACTTCTCCGATAAGATCATCAACGCTGCCGATGCCGGAGCCAGTGCGGTCATTGTTTATAACAACCGCGATGGCGACGATGCAGCCCTGACCATGAGCGGTCTGGAAGAAACCACCACGGCTTCGCTGTTTATCTCGGAAAATTCGGGCAAGGCCCTTATCGGCGCACTCGCGGATGATTCGGCCCTGAGCGCCACTATTATTCCAGTTCAGGTGACGGAAGCCGACGGCGGTATCATGGCTGATTTCAGCTCCCGCGGGCCTAATTTAGCGGTCGCGGATATTCTTTCACCGTCAATTACCGCACCGGGTTCAGGTATTCTCGCAGCTTATGCCGATGAAATGTCTGCCGGTATGATAGAATTTCCAACCCCGAGTGATTACGGCTTCTTAAGCGGTACCTCTATGGCCAGCCCGCATGTTGCCGGTGCCCTGACCTTATTGGCGGGCTTACAGCCAAACTGGACCCCGGCACAGGCACAATCGGCGTTAATGCTGACCGCCAACCAGGAAGTATTAAAAGAAGACGGCGAAACCCCGGCAGACTTTTTTGATATGGGCTCAGGTTATGCAAACGTCGCCCTGGCAGCCGCAAGCGGCCTGGTGATGGATGAAAACTACAGCAATTATGTGGCCGCAGATCCGACTATAGGCGGTCAGCCGTCAACCCTCAACTTACCCAGCATGACAAATGCTTCCTGTATCAATGTCTGCTCCTGGACCCGTACAGTGACTGCAACCTCAGATAACAGCTGGACCGCCACAGCACAAGCAGTGGATGGCAGCAACGACTTGACGGTCAGCGTTTCTCCACAAAGCTTTGAACTGGCTGCCGGAGAGTCTCAGGAACTGACAATCACAGCCGATGTCACTCAAACCAAGGACACCTGGAGCTTTGCCAATATCAAGTTAACCGCTGCCGGCGCACCTGATGCCCAGCTTCCCCTTGCCGTTAAACCTGGCCAGAGTAATATTCCTGATTCATTAGCGCTTTATGCTGACAGCGCCAAAGGCTCAAAAACCTATGGCAGCTACCAAGACAATAAACTGACAAATATCAGTGCCAACTTTTATACGCCAACAGAGCTGGCAAGCGAAAGCGATGAGCTGGAAGAGAGCTTTGCCCAACAATGGCAACTGGATTTAACGGAAGAAGCGGCCATGATCTGGTTCACCCTGGGAGATACCACTTCACCGGATTTGGATTTATACGTTTATGACGCCAGCGGCACTATGATAGGTGCATCGGCTTCCAGCGGCTCTGAGGAAAGCATTTCCCTCAGTAACCTTCCGGCTGGTATTTACACTGTAGAAGTGGAGAATTACCAGGCATCCGCTGTCAGTGCCAGCGACTCATACCAGCTGAATATCTCGGCAATCTATCAGGATGAAGACTCGCGGACCCAAGATGACAACCTTTCCATTACAGTGCTCGAAGATGAAAACAGTGGAGAATTCTCACTTGAGTTCGCATGGGACTTAGCCCAGACCCTGGACACGACAACTAACGGCTTGCTTTATTTGAATGCCGCAGACGGCACCAGCCAGGCCATCGACTTTACGTTTGATATCGCAGAAGTCGTGCCTACTGCCGTGATTTCGGCACCTGCCAATGTGATAGAGCAAGAAAAGGTCACCTTAACGGCCTCTACCGCCTTTAATAAAAACGATGTCGAGCTGACCTACACCTGGCAGCAAATCTCAGGACCGCAAGTATCATTCGATGCCAATGCCCAAAGCATCAGCTTTACTGCCCCTAAAGTCAGCCAAGATCAAGCCATAACCTTTAGCCTGACGGTAACTGAAGCAAACGGTAATACCAGCACAGAAACCGCAAGCGTTAACGTTATCAACAGACGCAACAGCGGTGGTTCTTTTGGCTGGTTGATGTTATTGGCGACACCTTTATTGTTCCGCCGTCGCATGAATAAATAACCGCCAGCGGTTTAGCAAACTCCAAAGGGCGCCTGGCGCCCTTTTTTATGCCCGAAAAACACTGACCGGCAAAGACAAGAATAAACACCGGGCAGAATTAATTTAACCCGGGTTCAGGTTAATTTATATCTTTAATAAAAACATGACTTTTTCAATAGGCAAACTCTCCTTTTTGCATGCCTGGCAGCAAGGGTAAC
It includes:
- a CDS encoding S8 family serine peptidase, with the protein product MSSKVAIAVSAALMSMSLSSAAESQLTRLGKNQVQESTQIKMLAKSAKSSAPAVFTPEADLAQGTHRYLVRLSEDPVALYQGNITGYKATSPALAKSAATANGKLNTKAPEVKAYRSLLNKRQDQVISQAEQLISKLDVKQRTTLAFNGMVVKMTQAEAEKLAKVPGIAQIKREVMRYPTTDAGPAFIKAPAVWDGSASGTAHQGEGLIVGVIDTGINSDHPSFADVGADGYDHSNPNGSGVYSGDCATEEWAGLCNDKLIGVHSYPLITDDYPLFDESVAANGVDHNGHGSHTAGTAAGNVLKDVTLDTGLEIAEMSGVAPHANIISYQVCLPGEPGDAIEFDGCYPSLTILAVEHAIEAGVDVINYSVGGGSVDPWQDGDSLAFLSARKAGIHVATSAGNDGPDPYTLGSPGEAPWITTVAAGTHDRQVTEDQLSVAGVSYDYADSSGPVINDEFSGTLLYAGSVDEANIEACQAYAADAFKDKIALISRGSCNFSDKIINAADAGASAVIVYNNRDGDDAALTMSGLEETTTASLFISENSGKALIGALADDSALSATIIPVQVTEADGGIMADFSSRGPNLAVADILSPSITAPGSGILAAYADEMSAGMIEFPTPSDYGFLSGTSMASPHVAGALTLLAGLQPNWTPAQAQSALMLTANQEVLKEDGETPADFFDMGSGYANVALAAASGLVMDENYSNYVAADPTIGGQPSTLNLPSMTNASCINVCSWTRTVTATSDNSWTATAQAVDGSNDLTVSVSPQSFELAAGESQELTITADVTQTKDTWSFANIKLTAAGAPDAQLPLAVKPGQSNIPDSLALYADSAKGSKTYGSYQDNKLTNISANFYTPTELASESDELEESFAQQWQLDLTEEAAMIWFTLGDTTSPDLDLYVYDASGTMIGASASSGSEESISLSNLPAGIYTVEVENYQASAVSASDSYQLNISAIYQDEDSRTQDDNLSITVLEDENSGEFSLEFAWDLAQTLDTTTNGLLYLNAADGTSQAIDFTFDIAEVVPTAVISAPANVIEQEKVTLTASTAFNKNDVELTYTWQQISGPQVSFDANAQSISFTAPKVSQDQAITFSLTVTEANGNTSTETASVNVINRRNSGGSFGWLMLLATPLLFRRRMNK